The Glycine max cultivar Williams 82 chromosome 12, Glycine_max_v4.0, whole genome shotgun sequence genome window below encodes:
- the LOC102660118 gene encoding uncharacterized protein, with amino-acid sequence MESSYLHATHFQSIQICKLTSCLPPHSNAQITSIPFPTTHYLYNHCNSFIIPLSFTVPLKALSTSIHSSLSSPKPPITKEDAILQAKTSLSATLEKPLNNTKLIGKFKKLRQPKFRVEIPVIDDSPDSLSQLALDFFGDMPIKRKGSPIKILILWPDASLKESATIGFQSHSTFEHIDIPSVTKTDPRILNSADVAIFLAPESSQLALIRRVSDAFYPKPLVLFNPKWAFEEESNFGDLSGFVDSFEVVYSFMGLEVRGILSKRKGVIFKCVRDGVVSGERWNVFVEEGEELKVVSSFKARPTIVEVENVLYNLMAINSPITKSAKFIKGLVSNVTGKK; translated from the coding sequence ATGGAATCTTCCTATCTCCACGCAACTCATTTCCAATCTATCCAAATTTGCAAGCTAACATCATGTCTACCTCCACACTCAAATGCTCAGATCACATCAATTCCATTTCCTACTACTCATTATCTGTACAACCACTGCAACAGCTTCATCATCCCTTTAAGTTTCACTGTTCCCCTCAAAGCATTATCCACTTCCATCCATTCCTCACTTTCTTCCCCTAAGCCACCTATCACAAAGGAGGATGCCATACTTCAGGCCAAAACATCCCTTTCAGCAACCTTAGAGAAGCCCCTAAACAATACCAAACTAATAGGCAAATTCAAGAAACTAAGGCAACCCAAGTTCCGGGTTGAAATTCCAGTCATTGATGACTCACCGGATTCACTGTCTCAACTTGCCCTTGATTTTTTTGGGGACATGCCCATCAAAAGAAAAGGTTCTCCCATCAAGATCTTAATCCTGTGGCCTGATGCTAGCTTGAAAGAATCTGCCACTATTGGCTTTCAGTCTCATTCAACTTTTGAACACATTGACATTCCTTCAGTGACCAAAACAGACCCCAGAATCTTGAATTCTGCGGATGTGGCGATATTTTTGGCGCCAGAGAGTTCCCAATTGGCACTGATAAGAAGAGTGAGTGATGCCTTTTATCCAAAGCCATTGGTTTTGTTCAACCCAAAATGGGCATTTGAGGAAGAGAGCAACTTTGGTGATCTGAGTGGCTTTGTGGATTCTTTTGAAGTGGTTTATTCTTTTATGGGATTGGAGGTGAGAGGGATCTTGAGCAAAAGAAAAGGGGTGATTTTTAAGTGTGTGAGAGATGGGGTTGTGAGTGGAGAAAGATGGAATGTTTTtgtagaagaaggagaagaattgAAGGTGGTTTCGTCATTCAAGGCCAGGCCAACTATTGTTGAAGTTGAGAATGTATTGTACAATCTGATGGCTATCAATTCTCCCATAACCAAGTCTGCAAAGTTCATCAAGGGATTGGTATCCAATGTGACAGGGAAAAAGTAA
- the LOC100813088 gene encoding Transcription factor ILR3-like, whose protein sequence is MVSPENSNWLFDYPLIDDVIPVGDASFSVSASAFSWPPPPANVSVEIDASLGDSDGPKDTALKKRARCDSSTASSSKACREKLRRDRLNDKFVELGSILEPGRPPKTDKAAILIDAARMVTQLRDEALKLKDSNTSLQEKIKELKAEKNELRDEKQRLKAEKEKLEMQVKSMNAQPAFLPPPPAIPAAFAPQGQAPGNKLMPFIRYPGVAMWQFMPPATMDTSQDHVLRPPVA, encoded by the exons ATGGTTTCCCCGGAAAACAGCAATTGGCTGTTCGATTACCCGCTGATCGACGACGTTATTCCCGTCGGCGACGCCTCCTTTTCCGTCTCCGCCTCCGCCTTCTCCTGGCCCCCACCTCCCGCCAATGTCAG TGTTGAAATTGATGCTTCGCTTGGGGATTCTGATGGCCCCAAAGATACTGCTTTGAAGAAAAG GGCTAGATGTGATTCAAGTACTGCTTCTAGCTCTAAAGCGTGTCGGGAGAAGTTGCGGAGGGATAGGCTtaatgacaa ATTTGTTGAATTGGGCTCCATCTTGGAGCCTGGAAGGCCTCCCAAAACAGACAAGGCTGCCATTCTGATTGATGCTGCCCGAATGGTAACACAGCTGCGGGATGAAGCCCTGAAGTTGAAAGACTCAAATACGAGTCTTCAAGAGAAGATTAAAGAGTTAAAG GCTGAGAAGAATGAACTTCGTGACGAGAAACAGAGGCTTaaggcagagaaagagaagtTGGAGATGCAGGTAAAATCAATGAATGCTCAACCTGCTTTCTTGCCACCCCCTCCTGCAATCCCTGCTGCATTTGCTCCACAAGGCCAAGCCCCCGGCAACAAGTTGATGCCTTTCATCAGGTACCCGGGAGTTGCCATGTGGCAATTTATGCCTCCGGCCACCATGGATACCTCCCAGGATCATGTTCTCCGTCCACCAGTTGCCTAA
- the LOC100813627 gene encoding Thioredoxin-like protein CXXS1-like, with amino-acid sequence MEEKKELKKSKVIKIDSQKSWEHHISHATNKKYPVVVHFSAFWCVPSIVMNPFFQELASTYEDVLFLTLDVDEVKEIASKMEIKAMPTFLLLSGGTPMDKIVGANPDEIRKRIDHFVNSTHSYKSV; translated from the exons ATGGAGGAGAAAAAAGAGCTCAAAAAGTCTAAGGTTATCAAAATAGACTCTCAAAAATCATGGGAACACCACATCTCTCATGCCACCAATAAAAAGTACCCA GTTGTGGTTCATTTCTCTGCTTTCTGGTGTGTGCCTTCTATAGTTATGAATCCTTTCTTTCAAGAATTAGCCTCCACCTATGAAGATGTTTTGTTTCTGACGTTGGATGTGGATGAGGTTAAG GAAATTGCTTCCAAGATGGAAATCAAAGCCATGCCCACCTTTCTGTTACTGAGTGGAGGGACTCCCATGGACAAAATTGTGGGTGCAAATCCTGATGAAATAAGGAAAAGGATTGATCATTTTGTTAACTCAACTCATTCCTACAAATCTGTGTAA
- the LOC100812550 gene encoding probable galacturonosyltransferase 12 — protein MQLHISPSLRHVTVFPSKGFKEFIKVKVASRRVSYRMLFYSLLFFTFLLRFVFVLTAVDGIDGENKCTTIGCLGKKLGPRILGRRPESTVLEVIYQTLDEPVGKNELQGRSDIPQTLEEFMTEMKKGGYDAKTFAVKLREMVTLMEQRTRMAKIQEYLYRHVASSSIPKQLHCLSLTLANEHTNNAAARLQLPSAELVPALVDNSYFHFVLASDNVLAASVVAASLVRNFLRPQKVVLHIITDKKTYYPMQAWFSLHSLSPAIIEVKALHHFDWFTKGKVPVLEAMEKDQKVRSQFRGGSSAIVANTTEKPKVIAAKLQALSPKYNSVMNHIRIHLPELFPSINKVVFLDDDIVVQTDLSPLWDIEMNGKVNGAVETCNGEDKFVMSKRLKSYLNFSHPLISKIFNPNECAWAYGMNIFDLEAWRKTNISNVYHYWVEQNIKSDLSLWQLGTLPPGLIAFHGYVHVIDPFWHMLGLGYQENTSFADAESAGVIHFNGRAKPWLEIAFPQLRKLWTKYVDFSDKFIKSCHIRAS, from the exons ATGCAGCTGCACATATCTCCAAGTTTGAGGCATGTTACTGTGTTTCCAAGCAAAGGGTTCAAGGAGTTTATCAAAGTGAAGGTTGCATCGAGGCGTGTCTCGTACCGGATGCTCTTCTATTCGCTCTTGTTCTTCACTTTTCTTCTCcggtttgtgtttgttttaacAGCAGTGGATGGCATTGATGGAGAAAACAAATGCACTACCATAG GTTGCCTAGGGAAAAAACTAGGACCAAGGATTTTGGGAAGACGGCCTGAATCAACT GTCCTAGAAGTGATATACCAAACATTAGATGAACCTGTTGGTAAAAATGAACTTCAGGGAAGATCTGATATTCCACAGACCTTAGAAGAGTTCATGACTGAAATGAAGAAAGGTGGATATGATGCCAAGACATTTGCAGTTAAACTTCGAGAAATG GTAACCCTTATGGAGCAAAGGACCAGGATGGCCAAAATCCAAGAATATCTATATCGACATGTAGCATCAAGCAGCATACCAAAACAACTTCACTGCCTTTCCTTGACTTTGGCCAATGAACACACCAACAACGCAGCGGCACGCCTTCAGCTCCCCTCTGCAGAACTAGTCCCTGCTCTGGTTGACAATTCCTACTTCCACTTTGTCCTTGCCTCAGACAATGTGTTGGCTGCATCAGTGGTTGCAGCATCGCTTGTTCGCAACTTTTTGAGACCTCAGAAGGTTGTTCTGCATATAATTACAGACAAGAAGACTTATTATCCCATGCAGGCTTGgttctcattgcattctttgtCACCTGCTATAATTGAGGTCAAGGCATTGCACCATTTTGATTGGTTTACAAAGGGAAAGGTACCTGTTTTGGAAGCTATGGAGAAAGATCAAAAGGTGAGGTCACAATTTAGAGGGGGGTCATCAGCTATAGTTGCAAATACCACTGAGAAGCCAAAAGTAATTGCAGCAAAACTGCAAGCACTTAGTCCCAAGTATAATTCAGTGATGAACCACATCCGGATACATCTCCCAgag TTGTTTCCAAGTATTAACAAGGTGGTCTTCCTTGATGATGACATCGTGGTACAAACTGATCTTTCACCTTTGTGGGACATTGAAATGAATGGAAAAGTAAATGGAGCTGTAGAAACATGCAATGGAGAAGATAAGTTTGTGATGTCAAAGAGGCTGAAGAGCTATTTGAACTTCTCCCACCCTCTAATATCCAAAATTTTTAATCCCAACGAATGTGCCTGGGCCTATGGCATGAACATTTTTGATTTGGAGGCTTGGAGGAAGACCAATATAAGCAATGTTTACCATTATTGGGTTGAACAG AATATCAAATCAGACCTGAGTTTGTGGCAGCTAGGGACATTACCTCCTGGATTGATAGCATTTCATGGTTATGTCCACGTTATTGATCCTTTCTGGCATATGCTGGGATTGGGATATCAGGAAAATACAAGTTTTGCTGATGCTGAGAGTGCTGGTGTCATCCATTTCAATGGCAGGGCAAAGCCATGGTTAGAAATAGCTTTTCCACAACTAAGGAAATTGTGGACAAAGTATGTTGACTTCTCAGATAAGTTCATCAAGAGTTGTCACATTAGGGCATCATAG
- the LOC100814163 gene encoding photosynthetic NDH subunit of lumenal location 3, chloroplastic, with the protein MNHLSFSDLTHMSSFTTIMAPVTNLHGAVSKTLIPITCHLPNAHKSITKRGQVIGFLGSKAQKEASECQVQATRRAAALGLATVVLTWQFNDKVSLAKDNGFWYEDHPLPGPTVTNNIANEKTGTRSFLKRGLYIANIGVKGSVFRIKKYAFDLLAMADLIAEDTLNYVRKYLRLKSTFMYYDFDKVISAIPVDDKQQLTDMANKLFDNFERLEEASRKKSLPETKSCYQETEVMLKEVMDKMDIMYKSI; encoded by the exons ATGAACCATCTTTCATTCTCAGACCTCACACATATGAGTTCCTTCACCACCATCATGGCTCCTGTGACAAACTTGCATGGAGCAGTCTCCAAAACCTTAATTCCCATCACATGCCACCTTCCAAATGCACACAAAAGCATAACAAAGAGAGGACAAGTGATTGGATTTCTTGGAAGCAAAGCACAAAAGGAAGCATCAGAGTGTCAAGTTCAGGCCACAAGAAGAGCAGCAGCATTAGGCCTTGCCACTGTAGTGCTTACTTGGCAATTCAATGACAAGGTTTCATTGGCTAAAGATAATGGTTTCTGGTATGAGGATCATCCTCTCCCTGGACCAACTGTCACTAACA ATATTGCAAATGAGAAAACGGGAACACGTTCTTTTCTTAAGAGGGGGCTTTACATAGCAAACATTGGAGTGAAAGGAAGTGTGTTTAGGATAAAGAAATATGCCTTTGATCTTCTGGCAATGGCGGATTTGATAGCAGAAGACACACTCAACTATGTGAGGAAGTACCTAAGACTCAAGTCCACATTCATGTACTATGATTTTGACAAGGTTATCTCTGCCATTCCAGTGGATGATAAGCAGCAACTAACTGATATGGCTAACAAAttgtttgataattttgaaaGG CTTGAAGAAGCTTCAAGGAAGAAAAGTCTACCTGAAACAAAATCATGCTATCAGGAAACTGAAGTTATGCTTAAAGAGGTCATGGACAAGATGGATATAATGTACAAATCAATTTGA